A genomic region of Sideroxydans sp. CL21 contains the following coding sequences:
- the kdpA gene encoding potassium-transporting ATPase subunit KdpA gives MSTNGLLQITLYLGVLIALTKPLGWYMAQVYEGKLPVFVRWVAPAENLFYRLCGVDSTQEMRWTRYALAMLWFALLGVLAVYAMQRLQGMLPLNPQGLAAVSPDSAFNTAISFMTNTNWQGYGGESTMSYLVQMAAMAVQNFFSAAAGMAVLVALIRGFARHTTETIGNFWVDMTRSIVYILLPLSIVLALALVSQGVVQNFSSYQTVPAVETVTYDNPKMDSDGNALKDTAGNPVTEKATTKEQVIAMGPVASQEAIKQLGTNGGGFFNANSAHPFENPTPLSNFLAMIAMFLIPAALCYTFGSMVGDTRQGWAILVAMTILFVGFLAVTEYAEQQGNPAFTALGVDQDASATQPGGNMEGKETRFGIVNSALFATITTAASCGAVNGMHDSFTPLGGLVPLAQIQLGEVIFGGVGSGLYGMLVYAVIAVFLAGLMIGRTPEYLGKKIEAFDIKMASLVILIPPMIILGGTALAVMLASGKAGVANPGAHGFSEILYAFSSAVGNNGSAFAGLSANTPFYNIALGFEMFVGRIWLMIPVLALAGSLAAKKRIPASIGSMATHTQMFVWLLIGTVLLVGALNFVPALALGPVIEHLNMSRLG, from the coding sequence ATGAGCACCAACGGATTGCTGCAAATTACCTTGTACCTCGGTGTACTGATTGCCCTGACGAAACCACTCGGCTGGTACATGGCGCAAGTGTATGAAGGAAAACTGCCGGTGTTCGTGCGCTGGGTAGCGCCTGCCGAAAATCTCTTTTACCGCCTGTGTGGCGTGGACAGCACGCAGGAGATGCGCTGGACGCGCTATGCACTGGCGATGCTGTGGTTTGCGCTGCTCGGCGTGCTGGCAGTGTATGCCATGCAGCGCCTGCAGGGTATGCTGCCTTTGAATCCGCAAGGCTTGGCCGCGGTCAGTCCTGATTCTGCGTTCAACACGGCGATCAGTTTTATGACCAACACCAATTGGCAGGGCTATGGCGGCGAATCCACGATGAGCTATCTGGTACAGATGGCCGCGATGGCGGTGCAGAACTTCTTCTCTGCCGCTGCCGGCATGGCCGTGCTGGTGGCACTGATACGCGGCTTTGCGCGCCACACCACGGAAACCATAGGCAACTTCTGGGTGGATATGACGCGCAGCATTGTCTATATATTGTTGCCGCTCAGCATCGTGTTGGCGCTGGCGCTGGTCAGCCAGGGTGTGGTGCAGAACTTCTCTTCCTATCAAACCGTGCCTGCGGTGGAAACGGTCACTTACGACAATCCGAAAATGGATTCCGACGGTAACGCGCTGAAAGATACCGCTGGCAATCCGGTCACGGAAAAGGCGACAACGAAAGAGCAAGTCATCGCCATGGGGCCGGTTGCTTCGCAGGAAGCGATCAAGCAACTTGGGACCAACGGCGGCGGTTTCTTCAATGCCAACTCCGCTCATCCGTTCGAGAATCCCACACCGCTCTCCAATTTCCTGGCGATGATTGCGATGTTCCTGATCCCCGCCGCGCTGTGCTACACCTTCGGCAGCATGGTGGGTGACACACGCCAGGGTTGGGCGATCCTCGTGGCCATGACCATCCTGTTCGTCGGCTTCCTTGCCGTGACTGAATACGCCGAGCAGCAGGGCAATCCCGCCTTCACTGCGTTGGGTGTGGATCAAGATGCTTCTGCTACGCAGCCCGGCGGCAACATGGAAGGCAAGGAGACGCGCTTCGGCATCGTCAACTCCGCTTTGTTCGCCACCATCACCACGGCGGCTTCCTGCGGGGCGGTGAATGGAATGCACGACTCCTTCACGCCGCTGGGCGGGCTGGTTCCGCTGGCACAGATTCAACTGGGCGAAGTGATCTTCGGCGGGGTCGGTTCCGGCCTGTACGGCATGCTGGTGTATGCCGTGATCGCGGTGTTTCTCGCCGGACTGATGATAGGCCGCACTCCGGAATACTTGGGCAAGAAGATCGAGGCGTTCGATATCAAGATGGCATCTCTAGTAATCCTGATTCCGCCGATGATCATCCTCGGTGGGACTGCCTTGGCTGTCATGCTGGCTTCAGGCAAGGCGGGCGTCGCCAATCCCGGCGCTCATGGTTTCAGCGAGATCCTGTATGCGTTCTCGTCCGCGGTCGGCAATAACGGCAGCGCTTTCGCCGGGCTGTCGGCCAATACGCCTTTTTACAACATCGCGCTGGGCTTTGAGATGTTCGTCGGCCGCATCTGGCTGATGATCCCGGTGCTGGCGCTGGCGGGTTCGCTGGCGGCGAAGAAACGCATCCCCGCCAGCATAGGCAGCATGGCGACTCACACGCAGATGTTCGTCTGGCTGTTGATCGGCACGGTGTTGCTGGTGGGCGCGCTGAATTTTGTGCCTGCATTGGCATTGGGGCCGGTGATCGAACACTTGAACATGAGTAGGTTGGGTTAG
- the kdpB gene encoding potassium-transporting ATPase subunit KdpB, with the protein MTTKAIPFPLFERDIVKQAVVDSFKKLSPRQQMKNPVMFVVWVGSVLTTALFFQALGGHGEAPSGFILAITLWLWFTVLFANFAEAVAEGRSRAQAAAMRSAKRDIQAKKLMRPKYGEQYVLAPGSSLRKDDVVMVEAGDFIPGDGEVVEGVASVDESAITGESAPVIRASGGDFSAVTGGTRVLSDWLVVRITTNPGETFLDRMIAMVESAKRQKTPNEIALTILLVAMTLIFLFVTVTLLPFSIYSVEVAGAGQPVSITVLVALLVCLIPTTIGGLLSAIGVAGMGRMLQKNVIATSGRAVEAAGDVDVLLLDKTGTITLGNRQASNFLHASGVTEAELADAAQLASLADETPEGRSIVVLAKEKFGLRERNIHEMGATFVPFSAHTRMSGVNMDSRQIRKGATDAIRNYVIDLGGIFPADVINTVDTVSRRGSTPLVVADGIKVLGVIELKDVVKGGIKERFAELRRMGIKTIMITGDNRLTAAAIAAEAGVDDFLAEATPEAKLKLIREHQAQGRLVAMTGDGTNDAPALAQADVAVAMNTGTQAAKEAGNMVDLDSNPTKLIEIVETGKQMLMTRGSLTTFSIANDVSKYFAIIPAAFASTYPALGKLNVMGLATPSSAILSAVIFNALIIIALVPLALKGVKYRAIGANVLLRNNLLIYGLGGLIVPFVGIKLIDLLLVALHLV; encoded by the coding sequence ATGACAACTAAAGCAATTCCGTTTCCCCTGTTCGAGCGCGACATCGTCAAGCAGGCCGTAGTGGATTCGTTCAAGAAGCTGAGTCCGCGCCAGCAAATGAAGAACCCGGTGATGTTCGTGGTGTGGGTGGGCAGCGTACTGACCACGGCGCTGTTCTTTCAGGCGCTGGGCGGGCACGGCGAAGCACCGTCCGGCTTCATCCTGGCGATAACGCTGTGGCTGTGGTTCACCGTGCTGTTCGCCAATTTCGCCGAAGCAGTGGCGGAAGGCCGCAGCCGTGCCCAGGCCGCCGCCATGCGCAGCGCCAAGCGCGACATCCAGGCCAAGAAGCTTATGCGTCCGAAGTATGGAGAACAGTACGTTCTGGCGCCCGGTTCCAGTTTGCGCAAGGACGATGTGGTGATGGTGGAAGCGGGAGATTTTATTCCGGGCGACGGCGAGGTGGTGGAAGGCGTGGCCTCGGTGGATGAGAGCGCCATCACCGGCGAAAGCGCACCGGTGATACGCGCCTCCGGCGGCGACTTCAGCGCGGTGACCGGTGGTACGCGCGTGCTGTCCGACTGGCTGGTGGTGCGCATCACCACCAATCCGGGAGAGACCTTCCTGGATCGCATGATCGCGATGGTGGAAAGCGCCAAGCGCCAAAAGACGCCAAACGAGATCGCGCTCACCATATTGCTGGTGGCGATGACGCTGATCTTCCTGTTCGTCACCGTCACCCTGTTGCCGTTTTCCATCTACAGCGTCGAGGTGGCAGGGGCAGGGCAACCGGTCAGCATCACCGTACTGGTGGCACTGTTGGTGTGCCTGATCCCGACCACGATCGGCGGTCTGCTCTCCGCCATTGGCGTGGCCGGCATGGGTCGCATGCTGCAGAAGAACGTGATCGCAACGAGTGGACGTGCGGTGGAAGCGGCAGGCGATGTGGATGTATTGCTGCTGGACAAGACCGGCACGATTACATTGGGCAATCGCCAGGCCAGCAACTTCCTGCATGCCAGCGGTGTGACCGAGGCGGAGTTGGCCGATGCGGCACAGCTGGCCTCGCTGGCCGACGAAACGCCGGAAGGCCGCAGTATTGTTGTTTTAGCCAAGGAAAAATTCGGCCTGCGCGAACGCAACATCCACGAGATGGGCGCGACCTTCGTTCCGTTCAGTGCGCATACACGCATGAGCGGAGTGAATATGGATAGCCGTCAGATACGCAAAGGTGCGACTGACGCCATTCGCAATTACGTGATCGATCTTGGCGGCATCTTTCCAGCCGATGTCATCAATACCGTGGACACCGTCTCGCGCCGCGGCAGCACGCCGCTGGTGGTGGCGGATGGAATCAAAGTGCTGGGCGTGATCGAGCTCAAGGATGTGGTCAAGGGCGGCATCAAGGAACGCTTCGCCGAACTGCGCCGCATGGGCATCAAGACCATCATGATCACCGGCGACAACCGGCTCACTGCAGCCGCTATTGCCGCCGAAGCGGGCGTGGACGACTTCCTCGCCGAAGCCACACCGGAAGCCAAGCTCAAACTGATACGCGAACATCAGGCGCAGGGCAGGCTGGTGGCAATGACGGGCGACGGCACCAACGACGCCCCGGCGCTGGCGCAGGCCGACGTGGCAGTGGCCATGAACACCGGCACGCAAGCCGCCAAGGAAGCGGGCAACATGGTGGACCTGGATTCCAACCCGACCAAGCTGATCGAGATCGTGGAGACCGGCAAACAGATGCTGATGACCCGCGGCTCGCTGACCACCTTCAGCATCGCCAACGATGTGTCGAAATATTTCGCCATCATTCCGGCAGCCTTCGCTTCCACCTATCCTGCGCTGGGCAAGCTCAACGTGATGGGGCTGGCGACGCCGTCCAGCGCGATCCTGTCCGCCGTGATCTTCAACGCGCTGATCATCATCGCGCTGGTGCCGCTGGCGCTGAAGGGCGTGAAATACCGCGCCATCGGGGCGAATGTGCTGCTGCGCAACAACCTGTTGATCTACGGGCTGGGTGGCCTCATCGTCCCTTTCGTTGGCATCAAGCTGATCGACCTGTTGCTGGTCGCGCTGCATCTGGTTTAA
- the kdpC gene encoding potassium-transporting ATPase subunit KdpC translates to MLKELRPAVMSFLLLSLLTGLAYPLLVTGISQLTMPTKANGSLILQDGKPVGSSLIGQSFSDPKYFWSRPSATGPMPNNASASGGSNLGPTNPALPDAVKARMQALRDADPGNTKPVPVDLVTASASGLDPHISPAAAEYQLARVARVRNLNPDALRKLVAEHTEGRQFGILGEPRVNVLELNLALNTMR, encoded by the coding sequence ATGCTGAAAGAACTACGTCCCGCTGTAATGAGCTTCCTGCTGCTCTCGTTGCTTACGGGCCTCGCTTACCCCTTGCTGGTGACCGGCATCTCGCAGCTGACCATGCCGACCAAAGCCAACGGCAGCCTGATCCTGCAAGACGGCAAGCCGGTCGGCTCCAGCCTCATCGGCCAGTCGTTCTCCGACCCGAAATATTTCTGGAGCCGTCCTTCGGCGACCGGCCCGATGCCCAACAACGCATCCGCTTCCGGCGGTTCCAATCTGGGTCCGACCAACCCGGCGTTGCCGGACGCAGTAAAGGCCAGGATGCAAGCCCTGCGCGATGCCGATCCTGGCAATACGAAGCCGGTTCCGGTCGACCTGGTGACCGCGTCCGCCAGCGGCCTCGATCCGCACATCAGTCCTGCGGCAGCCGAATACCAGCTTGCCCGCGTGGCGCGCGTGCGCAACCTCAACCCGGATGCCTTGCGCAAGCTGGTGGCGGAACACACTGAAGGCCGTCAGTTCGGCATCTTGGGTGAGCCGCGGGTGAATGTACTGGAACTCAATCTGGCGCTGAATACGATGCGTTAA
- the corA gene encoding magnesium/cobalt transporter CorA: MLLNCVAYQNGVKLADLAVEEISDYLERKDCFVWVALRDTTDAELETMQKEFGLHDLAVEDARHGHQRPKIEEYGDTLFMVMHVVESDQSELTVGEINIFVERNFILSIRNRTRQGFLGVRERCVREPELLRLGSGFVLYALMDAVVDRYFPVINELESQLEAIEERLFDKNAALANIEQLYELKRKVVVLKHAVLPLMEATGKLHGGRVPPVCATTQDYFRDVYDHLARINSTVDAMRDTITTAILVSQSTVSIEQNEINKRLAAWAGIFAVATAFAGIWGMNFRNMPELSLEYGYPLALSVIIGTCGYLYYRFKKSGWL, from the coding sequence ATGCTACTTAATTGCGTTGCCTACCAGAACGGCGTCAAGCTCGCCGACCTCGCTGTCGAAGAAATCAGCGATTACCTCGAACGCAAGGATTGTTTCGTCTGGGTGGCGCTGCGCGACACGACCGATGCCGAACTTGAAACGATGCAGAAGGAATTCGGGCTGCACGATCTGGCGGTCGAGGACGCGCGGCACGGTCACCAGCGGCCCAAGATCGAGGAGTATGGCGATACGCTGTTCATGGTGATGCACGTCGTGGAGTCCGATCAGTCCGAATTGACGGTCGGCGAGATTAATATTTTCGTCGAGCGCAACTTCATCCTTTCGATCCGCAATCGCACCAGGCAGGGTTTTCTCGGGGTGCGCGAACGCTGCGTGCGTGAGCCGGAACTGTTGCGGTTGGGCTCGGGTTTTGTGCTTTACGCCTTGATGGATGCCGTAGTGGATCGTTACTTCCCGGTGATCAATGAACTGGAGTCGCAACTGGAAGCCATCGAAGAACGCCTGTTCGACAAGAACGCCGCGCTTGCCAATATCGAGCAGTTGTATGAACTCAAGCGCAAGGTCGTGGTGCTCAAACATGCAGTATTGCCGCTGATGGAAGCGACCGGGAAACTGCATGGCGGGCGCGTGCCGCCAGTTTGTGCCACCACCCAGGATTATTTTCGCGATGTGTATGACCATCTGGCGCGCATCAATTCCACGGTAGACGCCATGCGTGACACGATCACCACCGCGATCCTGGTGTCCCAGTCCACGGTATCCATTGAACAGAACGAGATCAACAAACGCCTGGCTGCCTGGGCCGGTATTTTTGCCGTCGCCACCGCCTTTGCCGGCATCTGGGGCATGAATTTCCGCAACATGCCGGAACTGTCGCTTGAATACGGCTATCCGCTCGCGCTGTCCGTAATCATTGGCACTTGCGGCTATCTGTACTACCGCTTCAAGAAGTCCGGCTGGCTGTAA